One window from the genome of Thermus sediminis encodes:
- the cas1 gene encoding CRISPR-associated endonuclease Cas1, which yields MTLHLTHQGATLRLRAGRLLLEKDGTTLGDFPVRQVRQVALWGHVRLSTPALTFLLRQGVPVLYLSQEGLLYGVAGPSADPDPTHLRAQLSAPSLPLARAFVTGKLRSAHALLSRYGLAQAVAVKEALAQVERARTLEALRGTEGLGSRAYFAGLTELLGPHGFSGRTRRPPKDPVNAALSYGYTLLLGRVLVAVRLAGLHPEVGFLHAEGRRNPALALDLMEEFRVPVVDQVVLAAFRRDQLTPAHAEPRQGGVYLNEEGKKRLIALVEARLAEEATHPLGFRKTYGELIELQAHRLKAALLGRRPYTPFYLWR from the coding sequence ATGACCCTGCACCTCACCCACCAAGGGGCCACCCTGCGGCTTAGGGCGGGCCGCCTCCTCCTGGAAAAGGACGGAACCACCCTAGGGGACTTCCCCGTCCGCCAGGTGCGCCAGGTGGCCCTTTGGGGCCACGTGCGCCTCTCCACCCCCGCCCTCACCTTCCTCCTGCGCCAGGGGGTCCCCGTCCTCTACCTCTCCCAGGAGGGCCTCCTCTATGGCGTGGCCGGGCCCTCCGCCGACCCCGACCCCACCCACCTCCGGGCCCAGCTTAGCGCCCCTTCCCTTCCCCTGGCCCGGGCCTTCGTAACGGGGAAACTCCGCTCCGCCCACGCCCTCCTCTCCCGCTATGGGCTTGCCCAGGCGGTGGCGGTGAAGGAAGCCCTGGCCCAGGTGGAAAGGGCCCGGACCCTGGAAGCCCTGCGGGGGACAGAGGGCCTGGGAAGCCGGGCCTACTTCGCCGGGCTGACGGAGCTTTTGGGCCCCCACGGCTTCTCCGGCCGAACCCGGAGGCCCCCCAAGGACCCCGTGAACGCCGCCCTCTCCTATGGCTACACCCTCCTGTTGGGGCGCGTTTTGGTAGCGGTGCGCCTGGCTGGGCTCCATCCGGAGGTGGGCTTCCTCCACGCCGAGGGGCGGAGGAACCCCGCCCTGGCCCTGGACCTCATGGAGGAGTTCCGCGTGCCCGTGGTGGACCAGGTGGTCCTCGCCGCCTTCCGCCGGGACCAGCTCACCCCCGCCCACGCCGAGCCCCGGCAGGGGGGCGTGTACCTGAACGAGGAGGGCAAGAAGCGCCTCATCGCCCTAGTGGAGGCCCGGCTCGCCGAGGAGGCCACCCACCCTCTGGGCTTCCGCAAGACCTACGGGGAGCTCATAGAGCTCCAGGCCCACCGCCTGAAGGCGGCCCTCCTGGGGCGGAGGCCGTACACCCCCTTCTACCTCTGGCGGTAG